Genomic segment of Mucilaginibacter sabulilitoris:
TCAATAAAGGCAGTGTTTCCGGCACGGAAATTTGATAGGCTATCAGCAAAAAAATCAGCAACCTTTGTAGCTTTTTCGTAGTTAAGTTTTTCCTGCATTACGCCCCAGCTGTTCCAGCCTACGGGAGTGGGTTTTGTCCAGTTAAAAACAAAAGGCGGTTCGGCAATACGATTGGCCCTGGCATACTCTTCCAAACCGGTGCGCCAGTCGGCAAAATACCCTACAAATATTTTTGGCGATCTGATAAGGTCACCGCTAATTTCACCATGCGTTATATTGTCGCGGGTAACACTTTCTTCGGTATATCCACTCCAAACGGTTACGGTATTACCACTGTCTGTTTTGGCCGTACTGCGTACACCTGTTTTCCATACTTCGTGCTCCACTGAACCTACGACGAAGCCGTTACGAGTTGTGTTGTCATATACCGCCCCAACCTCCGCGCTCATGTTAATGAACGGTGCGACAAACGGTTTGGCGTTATAGCGGATGAAGGTATCATTATCAAACGGCACAAAAATGCTGCGTGCATCGCCGGTAACAGCAGGAATATTCCCCGAAAATGGCGTTATGGAATTACTTTTTAAGTTTTTACCTGTAGCTTCTATTTGGGTGAGAAAAAATTCCCTGTTTGCATAAGTATAAAACACCTGCTTTACAGTGGTTAAATTTTTACCGGTTAGCGTAATTACATGTTTTGTGCCCCTGCCAAAACCGTCATTTACCAGAGCTTCACTGTATACCCTTGAGGTATAGTCTTTTGACGCAGCGGTTTTATTATTTATTTTAAATGTAGCGGTTACATTGGAATATGCCACGTATTTACCCTGATAAACAGTATATGTTCCGTTCGCCAAGTCGTACAAGATAGAGCTACCTTCGCCATAGGTAATAATAACCTGTTTTGGGGTTGCCGGCAGGTGAGCCGATACCGCAAATGGCAATAATAATAAGGCGATGAACAGCCTGGATGATGTTCTTATAAAATTATTCATTGTTGCGATTAATGGTTGGTCAGGCTTTTTGGGCAGTTACTGTTTTTATTGCCCCGTTCACTTTAACCTTCACACTGTGAGGCGTGGTTGAGATAATTTTATAGCTGGTTACCTTACCATCTTTCCACTTAAAATCAACCGTAAAATTGCCGCGGGCTCTTAAACCCTTAACCTCGCCTGATGCTTTCCAGCAATCCGGAATAGCGGGCAGCAGATTGATATAACCCTCGTGGCTTTGTATCAACATTTCGGCAATACCGGCGGTAGTACCAAAGTTTCCGTCAATCTGGAACGGCGGACCGGCAGACAACAGATTGGCATAAATGCCACCGCCTGAACCGTAATTTATATCAGTACGCAGTGTTGGTTTCATAATTTCGGTAAACAATTTGTAGGCCCTGTTACCATCATGTAGCCGTGCCCAAAACAATTGTTTATAAGCAATTGACCAGCTTGGCCCATCGTCGCCGCGTACATTCAAAGTTTTTTTTGCGGCTTCGGCCAACTCGGGTGTACCTTCTGGAGTAATTTCAGCGGCCGGGTATATACCGTAAAGGTGAGATATATGTCTGTGTTGTGGTTCCGTTTCCTGATAATCTTCCAGCCATTCCTGTATGCGGCCATCTTTGCTGACTACGCCTGCCGGAGGTATTTGTTTCAACCTTACTTTGAGGGTATCACGAAAAGCCGGGTCAATACCTAATGTTTCAGAAGCGGTAATTACATTGGTAAATAACTCCCTCATGATCTGGTTATCTATAGTTGCCCCCATGCAAATGCTGGCGTGCCGACCGCTGCCATCGGGCATCATAAAGCTATTTTCGGGTGATGAAGACGGTGCGGTAACCATCCATCCGGTTTTAGGATCTTTAATGAGGATACTGCTGTAAAATTGCGCCGAACCTTTTAAAATAGGATAAATACTTTTTAAATAAGCCTTATCGTTAGTAAAAGCATAATGATCCCAAATATTACTGCATAACCAACCCGAACCTGCTTTGGTGACACCCCATGAGGCACTTTCACCGGGTTCGGTAAAGCCCCATACGTTGGTAATTACATGAGCCACCCATCCGTCGGCGTTGTAATACGCTTTAGCGGTTTTTTCACCGTTTTTAACAAGACCGCGCACCAACTCAACCAGCGGTAAATTAAGTTCAGAAAGATTAGCTACCTCTACCGGGAAATGGTTCATTTGTACGTTCACATCAAGGTGATAATCACCGTTCCATGGCGTGTGTATCTGATTTGCCCATAATCCTTGCAGGTTTGGCGGCAACAAACCGATGCGGGTACTGCAAATACTCAGATACCTTCCAAACTGAAAAAACAGTACAGGCATATCCTTATGAGTATCGGGTGATTTATGAAAACTTAACAATTGCTGATCGGTAGTTTCAGGATTATCGCCATTTACCCCTAAATTAATATCTACCCGATTAAACAGCTTTTGAAAGTTTGCAATATGCTGTTGCTTTTGCTGTGCATAGGGCCTTTTCATAGCGGCATCAAGATCACGCTGGATACATTGTTTAAAATCGGGCTTTCTGAAATCGGTAGCTGCTGATATATAAATAATAACCTCAGTAGCATTTTTCACAACCAGACTGTTTGATGTAGAACTAATGCTGCCACCTGTTAATTTAGCCCGTACATTGGCCAGGTATTGCATGCCATTTCCATCGGTACCATTATCAAGACGGCCCTGCATTTGCAGTGTATTTCCTGATGTGCTGGTAACAGATCTTTCGGGGCGTGACATATTGATACTAAAATTAAGCTGGCCGGGTTTATCGGCTGTTAACCTAATCATATCCACATCATCACCAAAGCTGGTAAAATACTCGCGTTTATAGGTAACGCCGTTAACCTGGTAGCTGCAATTGGCCATAGCATTACTTAACGAAAGCTCTCTTTGATAATTGGTTGCCTTTGCATCGGCCTGCTTATAGTCAAACTTCAGGTCAAGATCGCCTAAAACCTGGTAGCAACCCCATTGCCTGCCGCCAGAACCCGGGCCTTTACATACAAAGTCCTTATCAATCAGGGCCTGAGCTTCCACATTTTTTCCGGCGAGCAGCAATTCGCGTATTTGCGGCAAGCTTTTATAAGCATCGTAATTGTTGGCATCCTGCGGTGAGCCAGACCACAGGGTAATATCGTTCAGAACAATTTTTTCATCATTCACTCCGCCATCGGGCATCATCCCCAGGCGCCCGTTTCCGAGCGGCAGGGTTTCTTCCCAGGTTGCGGCGGGTTTGTCATAATGCAATCTTAACACCTGCTTTTGGGCAAAACTCCATGTTGATGCAAACAGCAGTACCGTTGTTATAGATGTGAAACGTTTGGTTATCATTAGTTTAATTTATAATTAGGATAATTAGGCTTTTACTGGTATTACGGGGATATTAACGGCGTCTTTGTTCAGCTCCAAAACAATTACCGAACAGTTTTCGTCGGGTAAAGTGGCGGGCAACTCAATCTTATAGTTATCCTTATCCGTTTTAATAATTACAGCACCACCATTCATAAAATAGGCTTTGGTGATTTTAACATTTGCTAAAGCCGGAATACTTAATGTGCCGTCTTTACGCTGAAATATATGCAGATAAACTTTATTGCCTTTGCGGGTTGCACCATAGGTTTCATTAGGAACATAAGGACCACCCTGGGTGCCATATATGCTTTCGCCGTAGAGTTTTAACCAGGCACCCATTTCCTGCAGGCGTTTAACCTGTCTGCCTTCAATATGGCCATCCATTGCTGGCCCTACATTAAACAGCAAATTGCCATTACCCGATGCCGATGTTACCAAAGTTTGAAGACATTGTTTAAGCGATTTCATCGGATCGTTAGGTTTCCATGCCCATTGGTTACAAATAGTAATGCAGCTTTCCCAAGGTTCATTCATGTTTAGCTTGCCAATGGTTTGCTCTGGCGTTAAAAAATCGCCTACCGCATCCCCATCCAATTTATCGTTTACTTTACCAAGCCTGTTATTTACAATAACATTGGCATCAACACTTTTAATAAATTGGTATATTTCTTTGCCGTCGGCGGTTGTCCATGGTTTTTCCCAATAGCCATCAAACCAAAGCATGAAGGGTTTGTATTTGGTTATCACCTCGCGCAATTCATTTTTCATGCGGGTTTTAAAAGCGGTCATGTTGCCTCCTAAGCCTTTGCTTTGTGTAGTGTCATGCGGGTTATGGATAGGATAATCAGGATCATGCCAGTCGAGTACGGTAAAATATATACAAAAGGTTACGTCCTGTTTTTTACAGGCTTCGGCAAGCTCGCCTACTATGTCCCTTTTAAAAGGCGAATTAGCAACATTATAATCAGAATAAGCGGTAGGCCATAGGCAAAAACCATCGTGATGTTTGGCCGTAATTACCAAATACTTCATGCCGGCATCCTTTGCCGTTTTTACCCAGACATCGGCATTAAACAACCGCGGATTAAATTCGT
This window contains:
- a CDS encoding alpha-L-fucosidase yields the protein MKKKKAALLIALVMSTCTAIAQQKTPKAVMDQFMDKRFGMFIHFGPVTQRGTEIGWSRNDQVAQADYDSLYHEFNPRLFNADVWVKTAKDAGMKYLVITAKHHDGFCLWPTAYSDYNVANSPFKRDIVGELAEACKKQDVTFCIYFTVLDWHDPDYPIHNPHDTTQSKGLGGNMTAFKTRMKNELREVITKYKPFMLWFDGYWEKPWTTADGKEIYQFIKSVDANVIVNNRLGKVNDKLDGDAVGDFLTPEQTIGKLNMNEPWESCITICNQWAWKPNDPMKSLKQCLQTLVTSASGNGNLLFNVGPAMDGHIEGRQVKRLQEMGAWLKLYGESIYGTQGGPYVPNETYGATRKGNKVYLHIFQRKDGTLSIPALANVKITKAYFMNGGAVIIKTDKDNYKIELPATLPDENCSVIVLELNKDAVNIPVIPVKA
- a CDS encoding glycoside hydrolase family 95 protein; protein product: MITKRFTSITTVLLFASTWSFAQKQVLRLHYDKPAATWEETLPLGNGRLGMMPDGGVNDEKIVLNDITLWSGSPQDANNYDAYKSLPQIRELLLAGKNVEAQALIDKDFVCKGPGSGGRQWGCYQVLGDLDLKFDYKQADAKATNYQRELSLSNAMANCSYQVNGVTYKREYFTSFGDDVDMIRLTADKPGQLNFSINMSRPERSVTSTSGNTLQMQGRLDNGTDGNGMQYLANVRAKLTGGSISSTSNSLVVKNATEVIIYISAATDFRKPDFKQCIQRDLDAAMKRPYAQQKQQHIANFQKLFNRVDINLGVNGDNPETTDQQLLSFHKSPDTHKDMPVLFFQFGRYLSICSTRIGLLPPNLQGLWANQIHTPWNGDYHLDVNVQMNHFPVEVANLSELNLPLVELVRGLVKNGEKTAKAYYNADGWVAHVITNVWGFTEPGESASWGVTKAGSGWLCSNIWDHYAFTNDKAYLKSIYPILKGSAQFYSSILIKDPKTGWMVTAPSSSPENSFMMPDGSGRHASICMGATIDNQIMRELFTNVITASETLGIDPAFRDTLKVRLKQIPPAGVVSKDGRIQEWLEDYQETEPQHRHISHLYGIYPAAEITPEGTPELAEAAKKTLNVRGDDGPSWSIAYKQLFWARLHDGNRAYKLFTEIMKPTLRTDINYGSGGGIYANLLSAGPPFQIDGNFGTTAGIAEMLIQSHEGYINLLPAIPDCWKASGEVKGLRARGNFTVDFKWKDGKVTSYKIISTTPHSVKVKVNGAIKTVTAQKA